In Neodiprion virginianus isolate iyNeoVirg1 chromosome 6, iyNeoVirg1.1, whole genome shotgun sequence, the genomic window AAAGTTGAACACGGTATTGAATTTACGAAGACCACATTCGGGAAGttacatgaaaaatttgtatcgcATTGCCTGTACGGTTTATGAGTGAAATCAACACAAGCATAAGCAAATGCGTCAGTTTATCGGTTTCGCGAGGCGTAGTGCGGCTGGCGGCAAATGTTGTCTGTGTTCGAAACCGGTCCCTTCTATTCCCCCGCAGTGGTAAAGGCTAGTGAATTTCCATACGTTAAGGCCTACAGAATCTGACCATACCGAGTGCGACAAGTTCTTTAACCGATGATATTTCGAGAACGAATATACGAATTTCCATGATTTTGGTATTAATCGATGTGGTTGTCGTAAACTTAGGACTGATTAAATACTGCCATAAATTGTTTAGTTGACTCACGGCGATTCAAACGATACTGTTTCCGAGGCTGACTTCAAATATGAAGATTATATGTATGTCGACGATCTTCAAAAGATCACGGACGACTACATCAAGGATGTTAATTTGAGTCTGACACCTAGACAAATTTGGAGACCGTTCATAGAAGAAGTCTTCAAGGATATTCCCGGTCTTGATCTGACGAGGAAGGACAAAGTGCTCGTGGAGGATTTGGATTATTTAAAAGAGATCGCTGTTTTAATATCGGCTACCGATGACGAAGTTTTGGGTGAGTTTCAGTACGGTtggaaataattcatttgtcCAAGTCCGTGTATGTGTTGAACAATTCCAAACCTAATTGATTGGAAACAccagtaaaaaagaaaaaatatcgaaatattatttttctttattgttgTTATAGAAGCAAGTATTTGGTGGGTCGTTCTTGACATAGTGGCACCTCACTCGagcgaaaatttgagagaGGCCTGGGATAAGTATTTGTTGAGCATCGCAGACATAGAAGTTTGGCAATCAAGATCATTGCATTGCGTGAACTCTGTGAATCACCTGATGGGTTAGCGTGTGCATTATATTGTCTTGTGATGGCGTCATCAAAAGCATTCCATCTCAGGTGTACTTCTGTGGTTCCTCGGTCTTAGGCATGGCGGTCTCGTGGCTATTTGTGGATCCTAAGTTTCACGAAAACATGGGTCAAAAAGTTGTGGAGATGTTGGAGGATATCAGGGCAGCGTTCGCATCACTAGTGCAACAAGCGGACTGGATGGATGCACAGACGAAGTCAGCTACTCTAGAGAAGAGTAAGAAGATGGCTTCAGCCATTGGCCATCCACATTGGCTTTTTGAAGAAGCAGAATTGAACGAGTATTACGAAGGAGTATGTATCgcaatcaaattttaaaaatgatacTTTGGATTAATGAAGCCTCCTCGATATATTTACGTGACCAATGACGAAATTGTTTTAGATAAACATGGTCGAGGATGCTTACCTCGACAACATGCTGCATATAGTAAAACTGAGATGGAAATATGTTCTTGAGAGTCTTCATGATGAGAATTTTGCCAATGAAACTTAGTATGTTCAATTTGAAGTCATGATGTCAAGTAAGAAAATACATTTACcgattaattatattattgcgTTGGCGTTACAGCTGGGCTACGGACCCCACTGATGTCAATGCCTTTCATACCTTTCAAGCCAATCAGATAAGTGAGtattcatttttgttcaataaCATGAAATGTTTAGTAAATATATCACCTACTGATGGAAGCTAAGCCACCAATTGGGCACATGCGCGAACATGCTTCGGGTTGTTAATCCACGTATACATTAGACTTGTACACAAATCAATCAGTCATTAATATTAGTCGTGCaacttctttttctcctcaaatTATTTGCGACTATTCGGACGCAGCTGTACCAGCGGGAATATTGCAGTTCCCATTCTATGAGTTGGGCTTAGAGTAAGATTGAACATACCTTAGTAGTGAAGAACTGCTGTTAATAAGCTTGTATTAGACGGGTAAAGTGAAGAGCCTCAATATATTCACGTTACAAATACTGTTTTAGAGCTTTGAACTACGGTGCAATCGGTACCGTGCTTGGTCACGAGCTAACGCATGGCTTTGACAATATCGGAAGGCAGTTTGACACTTCTGGAAATCTCAGGCAATGGTGGAGTAACGAAACCATTAATGAATATACGGAGAAGACTCAGTGCTTCGTCGATCACTACAATACATACTACGAAGAGAAGGTATGAAGGCAATCTGTTGCAGCTTGAGGCAAAATAAATTCTAATGTACCGTTTTTCGTAACAGGTGGATGATTACATTGATGGTGAATCGACgttggatgaaaatattgCTGATAATGGTGGATTGCGGGAAGCCGTTTGGGCTTACAGAAGATGGAAAGCACGACACGGTGCAGAAGAAACACTTCCGGGCTTCACTCATCTGTCCTCCGAGCAGCTCTTATTCTTGGCCTTTGGTCATGTGCGTAAACAGCATAATAGAAAGAGGCTGTTGTCAATtaagaatttatttacaataatatctgTATCCATTTTAGATATGGTGCGAATCGTATACAGCGACAGCGTTGAGATGGATGTTAATGGACACCCATTGCCCAGGTCATGTACGACTAGTGGCGGTGATAAGAAACTCCGTAGAGTTTAGCGATGCTTTCAAATGTCCTGTTGGTTCCAACATGAATCCAGAAAAGAAGTGTCATTTGTGGTGATTTGACCAGTAATTACTTGTTGAATTACGTTGGAAAAGGTGTGTGGTGGGGGGACGTGGGTCACGTCCCCATCAGGatttaagaaaataataaagacgtatatttatagcaaaggaattttatttgagTATAACAGGTTGAAGCCTACCGAAGGCGAGCATGTATGCCACGAATGCTAAGCAGGGCTATAGTACCCATGTTTGAATAGGTCTCTGTGACTTCTATTAAGTTGACTCagtggattttttttacaaacaagAGTATAATTTTCTAAACCTAGTAAATGTAGCCTCCCTCAGCATCTGTTTGCTGGTTGATTCCCGAGAGAGAACTTTCTGAAATCTTAACTTCAGGTTGACTCAGCCTTGGGAAAGTAGCGGGAGTAGGTTCAACTGAGAAGACAGTGCTCTGGTAGTTCTTGAACAGCTCTTGCTGATTTGGAGAAACGTAGAAGTTCGGCTGTACGGCTTGCTCGATTGATGGCGACAAGTACGACTGTGCCGAATCGAATTTAAACTGAGTAGGTGCTTCTGTTACTGAGACGGTT contains:
- the LOC124307331 gene encoding neprilysin-4 isoform X3; this translates as MLFLVVLIVLSIVYAHPRFEICSSEECIRIAASLKESMNTSVNPCDNFYEYACGRWSREHPTPDSSSTNSWFSERTARVARTIRDLLQENTTVETPWAVVQAKNLYTSCLDVASLNSLGLWPLRNLLEELDLPEIPALFSGTPGNITSQLARLKKTLGKDVFFGLDVIPDPKNNSRNIILLGMPYTSSPLPRDVELDKRIQRIRTRKRAIEKDLPDEDEEGLMSVEQIYMTEIIREVTSNGTAKICNLNDTGYPNETEIARVVEQIYWMSEELYYLTHGDSNDTVSEADFKYEDYMYVDDLQKITDDYIKDVNLSLTPRQIWRPFIEEVFKDIPGLDLTRKDKVLVEDLDYLKEIAVLISATDDEVLEASIWWVVLDIVAPHSSENLREAWDKYLLSIADIEVWQSRSLHCVNSVNHLMGMAVSWLFVDPKFHENMGQKVVEMLEDIRAAFASLVQQADWMDAQTKSATLEKSKKMASAIGHPHWLFEEAELNEYYEGINMVEDAYLDNMLHIVKLRWKYVLESLHDENFANETYWATDPTDVNAFHTFQANQITVPAGILQFPFYELGLEALNYGAIGTVLGHELTHGFDNIGRQFDTSGNLRQWWSNETINEYTEKTQCFVDHYNTYYEEKVDDYIDGESTLDENIADNGGLREAVWAYRRWKARHGAEETLPGFTHLSSEQLLFLAFGHIWCESYTATALRWMLMDTHCPGHVRLVAVIRNSVEFSDAFKCPVGSNMNPEKKCHLW
- the LOC124307331 gene encoding neprilysin-4 isoform X1; the encoded protein is MDTNHGTVSPYSIGSDNNLVPVKFRGTIFQQPHRIYSKLTLALLIISMLFLVVLIVLSIVYAHPRFEICSSEECIRIAASLKESMNTSVNPCDNFYEYACGRWSREHPTPDSSSTNSWFSERTARVARTIRDLLQENTTVETPWAVVQAKNLYTSCLDVASLNSLGLWPLRNLLEELDLPEIPALFSGTPGNITSQLARLKKTLGKDVFFGLDVIPDPKNNSRNIILLGMPYTSSPLPRDVELDKRIQRIRTRKRAIEKDLPDEDEEGLMSVEQIYMTEIIREVTSNGTAKICNLNDTGYPNETEIARVVEQIYWMSEELYYLTHGDSNDTVSEADFKYEDYMYVDDLQKITDDYIKDVNLSLTPRQIWRPFIEEVFKDIPGLDLTRKDKVLVEDLDYLKEIAVLISATDDEVLEASIWWVVLDIVAPHSSENLREAWDKYLLSIADIEVWQSRSLHCVNSVNHLMGMAVSWLFVDPKFHENMGQKVVEMLEDIRAAFASLVQQADWMDAQTKSATLEKSKKMASAIGHPHWLFEEAELNEYYEGINMVEDAYLDNMLHIVKLRWKYVLESLHDENFANETYWATDPTDVNAFHTFQANQITVPAGILQFPFYELGLEALNYGAIGTVLGHELTHGFDNIGRQFDTSGNLRQWWSNETINEYTEKTQCFVDHYNTYYEEKVDDYIDGESTLDENIADNGGLREAVWAYRRWKARHGAEETLPGFTHLSSEQLLFLAFGHIWCESYTATALRWMLMDTHCPGHVRLVAVIRNSVEFSDAFKCPVGSNMNPEKKCHLW
- the LOC124307331 gene encoding neprilysin-4 isoform X2 produces the protein MDTNHGTVSPYSIGSDNNLVPVKFRGTIFQQPHRIYSKLTLALLIISMLFLVVLIVLSIVYAHPRFEICSSEECIRIAASLKESMNTSVNPCDNFYEYACGRWSREHPTPDSSSTNSWFSERTARVARTIRDLLQENTTVETPWAVVQAKNLYTSCLDVASLNSLGLWPLRNLLEELDLPEIPALFSGTPGNITSQLARLKKTLGKDVFFGLDVIPDPKNNSRNIILLGMPYTSSPLPRDVELDKRIQRIRTRKRAIEKDLPDEDEEGLMSVEQIYMTEIIREVTSNGTAKICNLNDTGYPNETEIARVVEQIYWMSEELYYLTHGDSNDTVSEADFKYEDYMYVDDLQKITDDYIKDVNLSLTPRQIWRPFIEEVFKDIPGLDLTRKDKVLVEDLDYLKEIAVLISATDDEVLASIWWVVLDIVAPHSSENLREAWDKYLLSIADIEVWQSRSLHCVNSVNHLMGMAVSWLFVDPKFHENMGQKVVEMLEDIRAAFASLVQQADWMDAQTKSATLEKSKKMASAIGHPHWLFEEAELNEYYEGINMVEDAYLDNMLHIVKLRWKYVLESLHDENFANETYWATDPTDVNAFHTFQANQITVPAGILQFPFYELGLEALNYGAIGTVLGHELTHGFDNIGRQFDTSGNLRQWWSNETINEYTEKTQCFVDHYNTYYEEKVDDYIDGESTLDENIADNGGLREAVWAYRRWKARHGAEETLPGFTHLSSEQLLFLAFGHIWCESYTATALRWMLMDTHCPGHVRLVAVIRNSVEFSDAFKCPVGSNMNPEKKCHLW